The proteins below come from a single Chryseobacterium sp. MA9 genomic window:
- a CDS encoding serine hydrolase, whose protein sequence is MKTLIWNAFVGISLILQLTSCKQHPQDVVDEYYRKGEFSGSVLIVKNGRIVCDTALGFRNLEKGLQSDKNTSFYIASLSKSFTAAAIMTLEQKDLLKLDNKASQFVELPEYAKNITIRQLLHHTSGIRDYENLFSKKGLNNQEVIDWLFSLKNLDFNPDSRFKYSNSGYIILSQIIEKVSGKSFRTFINEQIITPLKMNNTYVYESSTTIQNKALGYNQQKKPDDYSILTTGDGGIYSTPGDLYKFDQALRNYTLISKENTALMYTPAKLSAGQISNYGFAWFIEDEKSGKTAMHTGGLNGFKALFWRDLQHNSCVIALTNQGEAFPLGNFLNDIKKTIQ, encoded by the coding sequence ATGAAAACTTTGATATGGAATGCCTTCGTTGGTATTTCGCTGATTCTGCAATTAACATCCTGCAAACAGCATCCTCAGGATGTTGTGGATGAATATTACAGGAAAGGAGAATTTAGCGGCTCTGTTCTGATTGTGAAAAACGGCAGGATTGTATGTGATACAGCTCTGGGCTTCCGTAATCTTGAAAAAGGGCTCCAATCTGATAAAAATACCTCTTTTTATATTGCCTCTCTCAGCAAATCTTTTACTGCTGCAGCGATTATGACTTTAGAGCAAAAAGACCTACTGAAGCTTGATAATAAGGCTTCTCAGTTCGTTGAACTTCCTGAATATGCTAAAAATATCACTATCAGGCAGCTTTTGCACCATACATCGGGAATCAGAGACTATGAGAATTTATTTTCTAAAAAAGGATTGAATAATCAGGAAGTGATTGACTGGCTGTTTAGTCTTAAAAATCTTGATTTCAATCCAGACAGCAGGTTTAAATACAGCAATAGCGGATATATCATTCTTTCTCAGATTATCGAAAAGGTTTCCGGGAAATCTTTTCGTACTTTCATCAATGAGCAGATTATCACTCCTTTGAAGATGAACAATACTTATGTATATGAATCTTCTACAACTATTCAAAATAAGGCATTAGGATATAATCAACAGAAGAAACCCGATGATTATTCAATCTTAACAACTGGCGACGGCGGAATCTACTCTACTCCCGGAGATCTGTATAAATTTGATCAGGCCTTACGGAATTATACCCTGATCAGTAAAGAAAATACAGCTCTTATGTATACTCCTGCAAAACTATCCGCCGGCCAGATTTCAAACTACGGATTTGCCTGGTTTATAGAAGATGAAAAGAGTGGAAAAACTGCAATGCATACAGGTGGTCTGAATGGCTTCAAAGCTTTATTCTGGAGAGATCTGCAGCATAACAGCTGTGTTATAGCACTTACCAATCAGGGAGAAGCATTTCCTTTGGGTAATTTTTTAAATGACATCAAAAAAACAATTCAATAA
- a CDS encoding DUF4180 domain-containing protein — MTIQSHEINTIKIAEVISDHIIIQSAQDGLDLMGNVYYQGFDKIILYEKNITPEFFDLKTKIAGEILQKFSNYRIGLAIVGDFDTYESKSLKDFIFESNKTKHVNFLKSLEDALDNLSK, encoded by the coding sequence ATGACTATTCAATCTCACGAAATTAATACTATAAAAATTGCAGAAGTTATTTCTGATCATATTATCATCCAATCTGCACAGGACGGACTGGATCTCATGGGAAATGTCTATTATCAAGGTTTTGACAAAATCATTCTTTATGAAAAAAACATTACTCCTGAATTTTTCGATTTAAAAACAAAAATAGCAGGTGAAATTCTTCAAAAATTCTCAAACTATCGTATCGGACTGGCTATTGTAGGGGATTTCGACACCTATGAAAGTAAGAGCCTGAAGGACTTTATTTTTGAAAGTAACAAAACAAAACATGTGAATTTTCTGAAATCACTGGAAGACGCATTGGATAATTTATCAAAATAA
- a CDS encoding NAD-dependent epimerase/dehydratase family protein: MDQTAVDDPGYKKRNRSMKKVCVTGATGLLGTNVIIKLLQNGYSVIALVRKKSSWLGEENENLKLIEADLLSNLSLLLKEIDCLIHIAAETRQNLINYDEYRKVNYETAVNLLTHAELMDVKKFLFVSTANTLGYGNTAFWGSEKAPQLYPFTHSLYAQSKVEAEDYLLKNRKNTDVIIVNPTFMIGAYDSKPSSGKIIFWTWKKKLVFYPKGGKNFVHVEDAANGILNAIQYGKADEKYLLANENLSYKEFFKKVNRITDQNPTMIAIPNRVLSFLGLIGDGLRKLNIKTNLSTSNMKALQICNYYSNQKSVEELGIQYQSTDKAIEDAVQYFIENKEY, translated from the coding sequence ATGGATCAAACTGCCGTTGATGACCCAGGCTATAAAAAGAGAAATAGAAGCATGAAAAAAGTTTGTGTAACCGGAGCGACAGGGCTTCTGGGAACTAATGTTATTATTAAATTATTACAAAATGGTTATTCTGTTATTGCTCTGGTGCGCAAGAAAAGCAGCTGGCTGGGCGAAGAAAATGAGAATCTGAAACTGATAGAAGCAGATCTTTTATCTAATCTTTCATTATTACTCAAAGAAATTGACTGTCTCATTCATATTGCAGCAGAAACACGTCAGAATCTCATCAACTATGATGAATATAGAAAAGTGAATTATGAGACTGCTGTAAACCTGCTTACCCATGCAGAATTAATGGATGTAAAAAAGTTTTTGTTTGTAAGCACAGCAAACACTTTGGGTTATGGGAATACGGCTTTCTGGGGAAGTGAAAAAGCTCCGCAGCTTTATCCTTTCACTCATTCATTGTATGCCCAAAGTAAGGTAGAAGCTGAAGATTATCTTTTAAAGAACCGTAAAAATACAGACGTTATTATCGTTAATCCAACATTTATGATCGGAGCATATGACAGCAAACCGAGTTCCGGAAAAATCATCTTTTGGACCTGGAAAAAGAAGCTGGTTTTCTATCCGAAAGGAGGGAAGAATTTCGTACATGTGGAAGATGCTGCTAACGGAATATTAAATGCTATTCAATACGGAAAGGCTGATGAAAAATACCTCTTAGCCAATGAAAATTTGAGCTATAAAGAATTTTTTAAGAAAGTAAACCGGATTACCGATCAGAATCCAACCATGATAGCTATTCCAAACAGAGTTTTGAGTTTCCTTGGATTGATAGGTGACGGCTTGAGAAAATTAAACATAAAAACAAACCTCAGTACCTCCAATATGAAAGCTTTGCAGATCTGTAATTATTATTCTAATCAGAAATCAGTAGAGGAGTTAGGTATTCAATATCAATCCACTGATAAAGCAATCGAAGATGCTGTTCAGTATTTTATTGAAAATAAGGAATATTGA
- a CDS encoding SDR family oxidoreductase, whose protein sequence is MDTKESYAVVTGASQGLGKSFAENLARKKINVILVSLPDQNLKEFSQELQELYDVKVHYYETDLSVNGNVLKLTEWLNRSFDIHILINNAGLGGTKKFTEASSEYINTILQVNVTATSLITHQLLPNLLKQPKAYILNVSSMAAFSPIGFKTVYPASKSFIYSFSRGLHEELKDTNVFVSVVNPGAMKTNTDVCKRIEKQGFIGRLTLLNPDKVASYCIRQLFKKDSVIMVNPISWLMMKILPIWIKLPLMTQAIKREIEA, encoded by the coding sequence ATGGATACCAAAGAGTCATATGCTGTAGTCACAGGAGCAAGTCAGGGACTGGGCAAATCATTTGCTGAAAATCTTGCCAGAAAAAAGATCAATGTCATTCTTGTAAGCCTTCCGGATCAGAACCTCAAAGAATTTTCCCAAGAGCTGCAAGAGTTGTATGATGTAAAAGTTCATTACTATGAAACAGATCTTTCTGTCAATGGCAATGTCCTGAAGCTTACAGAATGGCTTAACCGTTCCTTTGATATTCATATTCTGATCAACAATGCGGGGCTTGGTGGAACTAAAAAATTCACAGAAGCTTCTTCGGAATATATCAATACCATTCTGCAGGTTAATGTAACGGCTACTTCTCTGATTACCCATCAGTTACTTCCCAATCTTTTAAAACAGCCAAAAGCCTATATTTTGAATGTATCCAGTATGGCAGCCTTTTCTCCCATAGGTTTTAAAACCGTATATCCTGCTTCCAAAAGCTTTATCTATTCATTTTCCAGAGGACTGCACGAAGAACTGAAAGATACCAATGTCTTTGTAAGCGTTGTAAATCCAGGTGCCATGAAAACAAATACGGATGTCTGTAAAAGAATAGAAAAGCAAGGTTTCATAGGAAGATTGACACTTTTAAATCCTGATAAAGTAGCATCATACTGTATTCGTCAACTGTTTAAAAAAGATTCCGTAATTATGGTGAACCCAATCAGCTGGCTGATGATGAAAATTTTACCAATATGGATCAAACTGCCGTTGATGACCCAGGCTATAAAAAGAGAAATAGAAGCATGA
- a CDS encoding AraC family transcriptional regulator, which produces MNTSELNSFIVILIYGSLVLLSLLKLANPLKVNRKANFWFGIFLFLWSTFWLDEVLFLITGTTVEFHSLFFVRCIQFFTPIVFYFSVLFFTNPSFTFKIRDFKFLLLPTAFLLCLVLVKLGYETPFEYLSVILILIQALFYTGLSYVTIRKHQRKIQQFSSNTEGINLNWLEYIILVLLIVNIIYVIYNLFYDPKSLNFFINAVFLSVIYCVGYYSLKQREIYPLEEKYREELISINEDSDSEEIKRKLISDEELVKIKTSLEGLMEIQKPYLDSELNLIRLAEMLSVSTHHLSYVINTGFGKNFFQYVNEFRVEYAQKLLKESNSKLSILGIAYESGFNSKTSFNTTFKKVTGQTPSEFKK; this is translated from the coding sequence ATGAACACATCAGAGTTAAACAGTTTCATCGTGATACTTATCTATGGTTCATTGGTTTTGCTTTCTCTGCTGAAACTCGCCAATCCTTTGAAAGTAAACCGTAAAGCCAATTTCTGGTTTGGTATATTTCTCTTTCTATGGTCTACCTTTTGGCTGGATGAGGTTTTGTTTCTCATCACAGGGACGACGGTTGAGTTTCATTCCCTGTTTTTTGTCAGATGTATTCAGTTTTTCACACCCATTGTTTTTTACTTTAGTGTGCTGTTCTTTACCAATCCCTCTTTTACTTTCAAAATCAGGGATTTTAAATTTCTTTTACTTCCTACAGCTTTTCTGTTGTGTCTTGTTCTGGTAAAACTAGGTTATGAGACACCATTTGAATATCTGAGTGTCATTTTGATCCTGATTCAGGCACTGTTCTATACCGGACTTTCTTATGTTACTATCAGAAAGCACCAGCGGAAGATTCAGCAGTTTTCCTCCAATACTGAGGGAATCAATCTGAACTGGCTTGAATATATCATTCTGGTACTTCTTATTGTGAACATTATCTATGTGATATATAATCTCTTCTATGATCCCAAATCATTGAATTTCTTTATTAATGCCGTCTTTTTATCTGTTATTTACTGTGTGGGATATTACTCTTTGAAACAAAGGGAAATCTATCCTTTAGAAGAAAAATACAGAGAAGAGCTGATCTCTATCAATGAAGATTCCGATTCAGAAGAAATAAAGAGAAAGCTAATCTCTGATGAAGAATTAGTAAAGATTAAAACCTCACTTGAAGGACTTATGGAAATACAGAAACCTTATCTTGATAGTGAACTTAACCTGATCAGGCTGGCTGAAATGCTGTCTGTTTCTACCCATCATCTGTCTTATGTCATCAATACAGGTTTTGGAAAGAATTTCTTCCAGTATGTAAATGAATTCAGAGTAGAATATGCCCAAAAGCTTCTGAAGGAATCAAACAGTAAATTATCAATTTTGGGAATCGCATATGAATCCGGTTTCAATTCCAAGACCTCTTTTAATACCACGTTCAAAAAAGTGACAGGGCAGACCCCTTCTGAATTCAAAAAATAA
- a CDS encoding rhomboid family intramembrane serine protease, translated as MDIVVLIIMAVTCIFSYMGFNNTALFEKYKFNVGAIANRKEYIRLISSAFLHADFMHLFFNMLSLYFFQGVVISFFGEVGFLILYFGSMILGNLFSLQIYKNQPWYSAIGASGAVSGIIFASIAMAPNEISVNFLPGWLFGTLYFGYSVYMMLNPKQWDNLGHAAHLGGAFFGLVYSIVMHPQLAMSNILFLGIMSLPLIYLGYEIFVRKRIG; from the coding sequence ATGGATATAGTTGTTTTAATAATCATGGCGGTCACATGTATTTTTAGTTACATGGGATTCAACAATACAGCATTATTTGAAAAATATAAATTCAATGTTGGAGCCATTGCAAACCGCAAAGAATACATAAGGCTTATCAGCTCTGCGTTTTTGCATGCGGACTTTATGCACTTATTTTTTAATATGCTTTCCCTGTATTTTTTCCAGGGAGTAGTCATTAGTTTCTTTGGTGAAGTAGGATTTTTGATTCTTTATTTCGGATCAATGATCTTAGGAAATTTATTCAGTTTACAGATTTATAAAAATCAGCCTTGGTATTCTGCTATCGGAGCATCAGGAGCAGTTTCAGGAATTATTTTTGCTTCTATAGCCATGGCACCGAATGAGATCAGTGTCAACTTCCTGCCGGGATGGTTATTTGGAACATTATATTTCGGATATTCTGTATACATGATGCTGAATCCTAAACAATGGGATAACCTGGGGCATGCTGCTCACCTTGGAGGAGCTTTTTTCGGGCTCGTTTACTCTATTGTAATGCATCCGCAGCTGGCCATGAGCAATATCCTTTTCTTAGGAATCATGTCACTTCCATTAATTTATCTGGGATATGAAATTTTTGTAAGGAAACGAATAGGATAA
- a CDS encoding DNA gyrase/topoisomerase IV subunit A, whose amino-acid sequence MTTEEYSHEGESLKKVSGLYKDWFLDYASYVILDRAIPSVYDGLKPVQRRIMHSMRELEDGRYNKVANIVGNTMKYHPHGDASITDAMVQIGQKELLIDTQGNWGNIYTGDSAAAARYIEARLTPFALEVVFNPKTTEWTKSYDGRNNEPIDLPVKFPLLLAQGVEGIGVGLSTKILPHNFNELINASVAYLKGKRFELYPDFLTAGYLDVSEYNDGHRGGKVRARAKITQTDKHTLVISELPYSKTTTDLIDSILKANEKGKIKIKKIEDNTSDKVEILIHIHNDVSPDKTIDALYAFTDCQVTISPNACVIVGDKPMFMNVSDILKMNTDHTVSLLKKELEIELHELQESWHFSSLERIFIENRIYHDIEEVKTWEDVLKTIDAGLKPHTKHLLRAVTEEDILKLTEIRIKRISRFDLDKFKENIASLEGKIEQVKYHLANLIAYAIDYYLNIQKKYGKDKQRKTELRIFDTIDATKVAVANEKFYANFEEGFIGTSLKKDQYLFDCSDIDDIIIFRKDGSMKVVKVEAKTFVGKDILHVAIWKKNDKRTVYNMIYREGREGPYYMKRFSVTGVTRNTDYPLASDKKGSETLYFSANPNGEAETVTVLLKPNPRIRKNKMEINFSELAIKGRDSKGNLVTKYAVKKVDMKEEGVSTLAPRKIWFDDTVRRLNADARGTLLGSFKGDDKILTINTNGEVKLVSFDLGNRFDDEYLVLEKWRPAQPITCIYYDGEKDIYFIKRFLLENTVNVQTFMPSEHPKSFIENVIVANDVTAEIIFAKDKGKERDAETINIDEFIAVKGIKAIGNQFTKFKVKAINITIPEPVEEEPEVYEEPEPTGDADEDGGIIGDLFQGDGSNENE is encoded by the coding sequence ATGACGACAGAAGAATATTCGCATGAGGGTGAAAGCTTAAAGAAGGTTTCCGGTCTGTATAAAGACTGGTTTCTGGATTATGCTTCCTATGTAATTTTGGACAGAGCTATCCCTTCGGTGTATGACGGTTTAAAACCCGTTCAGCGAAGAATTATGCACTCTATGCGGGAACTGGAAGACGGCCGTTACAATAAAGTGGCAAACATCGTGGGTAATACCATGAAATACCACCCACATGGAGATGCTTCCATTACAGATGCCATGGTGCAGATAGGACAGAAGGAACTACTGATAGATACTCAGGGAAACTGGGGTAATATTTATACAGGAGACTCTGCGGCTGCTGCAAGGTATATTGAAGCAAGGCTTACTCCTTTTGCACTGGAAGTAGTCTTTAATCCTAAAACTACAGAATGGACCAAGTCTTACGACGGAAGAAATAATGAACCTATCGACCTGCCGGTAAAATTCCCTTTGCTTCTTGCACAGGGAGTAGAAGGTATTGGGGTAGGTCTTTCTACAAAAATACTTCCGCATAACTTCAATGAGCTTATCAATGCATCAGTAGCTTATCTGAAAGGAAAGAGATTTGAGCTGTATCCGGACTTTTTAACAGCCGGTTATCTGGATGTTTCAGAATATAATGACGGTCACAGAGGAGGAAAAGTAAGGGCCAGAGCCAAAATTACACAAACGGATAAGCACACATTGGTGATTTCCGAACTTCCTTACTCGAAAACCACAACCGATCTTATTGATTCTATCTTAAAAGCCAATGAGAAAGGGAAGATCAAAATTAAAAAGATTGAGGATAATACTTCTGATAAAGTAGAAATCCTGATTCATATCCACAATGATGTTTCTCCGGATAAGACAATTGACGCCCTGTATGCATTCACAGACTGCCAGGTGACAATCTCTCCGAATGCCTGCGTGATTGTAGGTGACAAACCTATGTTCATGAATGTGTCCGATATTCTGAAAATGAATACGGACCATACCGTATCATTATTGAAGAAGGAACTTGAAATTGAACTTCACGAACTTCAGGAAAGCTGGCATTTCTCTTCACTGGAAAGAATTTTTATTGAAAATAGAATCTATCACGATATCGAAGAGGTAAAAACCTGGGAAGATGTATTAAAGACAATTGATGCAGGATTAAAACCGCATACCAAACATCTTTTAAGAGCCGTTACTGAAGAGGATATCTTAAAACTCACCGAAATCAGAATCAAGAGAATTTCAAGATTCGATTTAGATAAATTTAAAGAAAATATTGCATCTCTGGAAGGTAAAATAGAACAGGTAAAATACCATCTGGCCAACCTGATCGCCTATGCCATAGATTATTATTTAAATATTCAGAAAAAATACGGTAAAGACAAACAGAGAAAGACAGAACTTAGAATTTTTGATACCATTGATGCTACAAAAGTAGCGGTGGCTAATGAAAAATTCTATGCTAATTTTGAAGAAGGCTTTATCGGAACATCCCTGAAGAAAGACCAGTACCTGTTTGATTGCTCTGATATTGATGATATTATTATTTTCAGAAAAGACGGAAGCATGAAAGTGGTAAAAGTAGAGGCAAAAACATTTGTTGGAAAAGATATTTTGCACGTTGCCATATGGAAGAAAAATGATAAAAGAACAGTGTATAATATGATCTACCGAGAGGGAAGAGAAGGACCATATTATATGAAACGATTCTCTGTAACCGGAGTGACAAGAAATACAGATTATCCGTTAGCTTCAGATAAAAAAGGTTCAGAAACACTCTACTTTTCAGCAAACCCAAATGGTGAAGCAGAAACAGTAACAGTGCTTTTAAAACCAAATCCTAGAATCAGAAAAAACAAAATGGAGATCAATTTCTCCGAACTTGCCATCAAAGGACGTGATTCCAAAGGAAACCTGGTGACAAAATATGCGGTTAAGAAGGTGGATATGAAGGAAGAAGGAGTTTCTACCCTTGCGCCTAGAAAAATCTGGTTTGACGATACCGTAAGAAGGCTGAATGCAGATGCAAGAGGAACATTACTGGGAAGCTTCAAAGGAGATGACAAAATTCTGACCATCAATACAAACGGCGAAGTAAAGCTGGTATCTTTTGATCTTGGCAACCGTTTTGATGATGAATATCTGGTACTGGAGAAATGGAGACCTGCACAGCCTATTACCTGTATTTATTATGATGGAGAAAAAGATATTTACTTCATCAAGAGATTCTTACTGGAAAATACAGTAAATGTCCAGACTTTCATGCCGTCTGAGCATCCGAAATCATTCATTGAAAATGTAATTGTTGCCAATGACGTTACCGCGGAAATTATTTTCGCGAAAGATAAAGGCAAAGAACGTGACGCTGAAACAATAAACATAGATGAATTTATTGCAGTAAAAGGAATAAAGGCAATCGGAAACCAGTTTACGAAATTTAAAGTAAAAGCAATCAATATTACTATTCCTGAACCTGTAGAAGAAGAACCGGAGGTCTATGAAGAGCCGGAACCCACAGGTGATGCAGATGAAGACGGAGGAATTATCGGTGATCTGTTTCAGGGTGATGGGAGTAACGAAAATGAATAG
- a CDS encoding DNA topoisomerase IV subunit B — MSQEINPTYSEDNIRTLDWQEHIRLRPGMYIGKLGDGSSADDGIYILLKEILDNSIDEFRMRSGKRIEIKVDDGKVTVRDFGRGIPLGKVVDAVSKMNTGGKYDSKAFKKSVGLNGVGTKAVNALSEYFRVRSFRDGKMKAAEFSQGLIKENFEEKETSDRNGTEISFIPDGDIFLHFKYRKEYIERMLRNYAYLNPGLKILFNGETYFSENGLKDLLEEELESETLYPIVHLKDDDIEVAITHTDKSQMETYFSFVNGQNTTQGGTHLNAFREAYVKTIREFFNKSFEASDIRKSIIAAISINVEEPVFESQTKTKLGSNDMGPNGPTVRTFIIDFLKSKLDNFLHKNPEIAEAIQRKILISERERKELSGIQKLARERAKKVSLHNKKLRDCRQHYNDQKAERKGDTQIFITEGDSASGSITKSRDVETQAVFSLKGKPLNCYGLTKKVVYENEEFNLLQAALNIEESLEDLRYNQVIIATDADVDGMHIRLLMITFFLQFFPDLIKNGHLYILQTPLFRVRNKKETRYCYSEAERVKALNDLGKNPEITRFKGLGEISPDEFKHFIGQDIRLEPVVLGRDQTIEQLLEFYMGKNTPDRQTFILENLVVEDDTDIAKKEILNEVEN, encoded by the coding sequence ATGGGTCTTCCGCTGATGACGGTATTTATATTCTGCTTAAAGAAATCCTGGATAACTCCATTGATGAGTTCAGGATGAGATCAGGTAAAAGAATCGAAATAAAAGTGGATGACGGAAAAGTTACAGTTCGTGACTTTGGACGTGGAATTCCATTGGGAAAAGTAGTAGATGCTGTTTCCAAAATGAATACCGGAGGTAAATACGACAGTAAGGCGTTCAAAAAATCTGTAGGATTGAATGGAGTCGGTACCAAAGCGGTAAATGCACTTTCTGAGTATTTCCGAGTACGTTCTTTCCGTGACGGGAAAATGAAAGCTGCAGAATTTTCCCAGGGACTTATCAAAGAGAACTTTGAAGAAAAAGAGACTTCTGACAGAAACGGTACTGAAATTTCTTTCATTCCGGATGGGGATATATTCCTGCATTTCAAATACAGAAAAGAGTATATCGAAAGAATGCTCCGGAATTATGCATACCTGAATCCAGGGCTTAAAATTCTTTTCAACGGAGAAACCTATTTCTCTGAAAACGGTCTTAAAGATCTCCTTGAAGAAGAACTGGAAAGCGAGACACTTTACCCTATTGTTCATTTAAAAGATGATGATATTGAAGTGGCCATCACCCATACTGACAAATCTCAGATGGAAACCTATTTTTCATTCGTAAACGGACAGAATACCACACAGGGTGGAACCCACCTTAATGCATTCCGTGAAGCTTATGTGAAGACAATCCGTGAGTTTTTTAATAAAAGCTTTGAAGCTTCTGATATCAGAAAGTCTATCATTGCTGCAATCTCCATCAATGTAGAAGAACCGGTTTTCGAATCTCAGACCAAAACAAAATTAGGATCTAATGATATGGGACCGAACGGACCTACCGTAAGAACATTCATCATTGATTTCCTAAAAAGCAAACTGGATAATTTCTTACACAAGAACCCGGAAATTGCAGAGGCCATTCAAAGAAAAATATTGATTTCTGAGAGAGAAAGAAAAGAACTTTCCGGGATTCAGAAACTGGCTAGAGAAAGAGCTAAAAAAGTCTCTCTTCACAATAAAAAACTTCGTGACTGCAGACAGCATTATAATGATCAGAAAGCAGAAAGAAAAGGAGATACTCAGATCTTCATTACCGAAGGAGATTCTGCATCAGGATCTATCACAAAATCCAGAGATGTGGAAACTCAAGCTGTATTTTCACTGAAAGGTAAACCATTGAACTGCTATGGTCTTACTAAGAAGGTGGTATATGAAAATGAAGAATTTAACCTTCTTCAGGCTGCTTTAAATATTGAAGAAAGCCTGGAAGACCTGAGATACAATCAGGTGATTATTGCTACCGATGCCGATGTTGATGGAATGCACATTCGTTTGCTGATGATTACTTTCTTCCTGCAGTTCTTCCCGGATCTGATTAAAAACGGACACCTTTATATTCTTCAAACCCCTTTATTCAGGGTAAGAAACAAAAAAGAAACAAGATACTGTTATTCAGAAGCCGAAAGAGTAAAAGCATTGAATGATCTGGGGAAAAATCCTGAAATCACACGATTTAAGGGATTAGGAGAAATTTCTCCGGATGAATTCAAACATTTTATAGGTCAGGATATCAGACTGGAACCTGTGGTGTTAGGGAGAGACCAAACCATTGAACAGCTTCTGGAGTTTTATATGGGAAAAAATACTCCGGACAGACAAACTTTCATTCTTGAAAACCTCGTTGTAGAAGATGATACTGATATTGCTAAAAAAGAAATTCTGAATGAAGTAGAAAATTAA